One genomic segment of Scylla paramamosain isolate STU-SP2022 chromosome 11, ASM3559412v1, whole genome shotgun sequence includes these proteins:
- the LOC135105283 gene encoding prostatic spermine-binding protein-like translates to MGNGDSAVEDGDSTEDDEDLTVEDHDLAIEDNDSTEDDDLAVEYDDLAVEDDDLAEENDDSAVDDDDVAEDDDKDVEDDDLAEDDDLGVAEDDDDLTEEDDDLTEDDDDLGVAENDDLTEDDDDFTVKDEGLTVVDDLTVVDEGLTVVDDLTVVDEGLTH, encoded by the exons ATGGGGAACGGCGACTCGGCTGTGGAGGACGGTGACTcgactgaagatgatgaagacttGACTGTAGAAGACCATGACTTGGCTATTGAAGACAATGATTCCACTGAAGATGATGACTTGGCTGTGGAATATGACGACTTGGCTGTAGAAGACGATGACTTGGCTGAAGAAAACGATGACTCAGCtgtagatgatgatgacgtggctgaagatgatgacaaGGATGTAGAAGATGACGacttggctgaagatgatgatttgggagtggctgaagatgatgatgacttgactgaagaagatgatgacctgactgaagatgatgatgatttgggagtggctgaaaatgatgacttgactgaagatgACGATGATTTTACTGTAAAGGATGAAGGTTTAACTGTAGTGGATGActtgactgtagtggatgaaggcttgactgtagtggatgacttgactgtagtggatgaaggcttgact CACTAG